The nucleotide sequence CCCGGGTGACCCCGACGTCGTGATCCACAAGGTGGGCTTCCCGTTCGACAACCAGCGCAACCAGCCGCTGGTCTGCGACTTCTATCTCTCCGCCTTCAACTTCCCCAAGGACTCCACGCCGTCGCAGCGCATCAGCTGGACGATCGACCGGGAGCCGCCCGCACCGCGTACCGACCCCGTCGCCACGGGCGAGATGCCCCTCGCGACCGACGGCACCGGACACAGCACGCCCGTGGCGCCCGAGAACGCGGCACGGCTCCCCGACGGGGAGTACGTGCTGACCTGGAGGACCGTCGGGGGCACGCTCGAGGAAGGGCGCAGGGAGATCACCGTCGACTGCCCGCTCACCGCTCTCGCCGGTCCCGAAGGCACCCGTCCCGAAGGTTCCCGTGTCGAGGGCGCCCGTCCTGAAGGTTCCCGTGTCGAGGGCGCCCGTCCTGAAGGTTCCCGTGTCGGGGGCGCCCGTCCTGAAGGCGCCGTCCCGGCCGGTGCCGGCGGTCTCGCCATGACCCAGAACTTCGCGCCGGTCGCCGGCGCGGCCGCCGTGGGCCTTGCCGCGGTCGGCGGGGTGGCCTACCTGCGGCTGCGCCGTCGCCACGCCGATGGCGCCGCGTAGACGCCGGCCGAGGCCCTGGTACCGGACGCGCGCCTACCGCCTGACGCGGACGGTCGTGATGACCGTCGCGCTGGTGGTGGGCGGCGTCCACCTGGCGGAGGACAGGGAGCGGACCGCATCCGCCGAGGACCGCTCCGCCTGGGCCGACACCGGGGCGCGCGATGCGGGGGCGCCGCGCGGCCAGGCGTCCCTGTCCTTCACGCCCTCACCACCCGACGAGCCCGCACGCGCCACGTCCGCACACACGGCACCCGAGCAAGACGCCAAGCCGACCGAGCGCACACGGCCGACCGAGCACACTGAGCCGGCCGAGCACACTGAGCCGGTCGAGCGGGTGGGTCCGAGCCCCGCCGAGCCGGAGGAGCCCACTCCCGCCGCGCCCACCGGAGCGACCCCCACCCGACTCACGGACCCGGCCCCCGCCGAGCCTCCGCGGCCCGCCCCCACCACCACCCCGGCCGAAGCGAAGAGGCCCGCCCTTCCCCGTACGCTCCCACCCTCCCCGGCGAAGACCGTCACCATCCAGTACCTCGGCATCGAGGCACCGGTGACCGGGCTCCGCCTCGACAGCAGGCGGCGGCTTCCCGCGCCGCCGGACGACAGGCCCGAGCTGGTCGGCTGGTACGCGGAGGGGCCCGCGCCCGGCGGGCCCGGCACCGCGGTCGTCGTCGGCCACCGGGACACCCGGACGGGCCCCGCCGTCTTCGCCTCGCTGGACGTCATCAAGCCGGGCCGCATCGTGGAGGTCCTGCGGGCGGACGGACGCACCGCCGTCTACACCGTTGACGCCGTGAAGACGTACGAGAAGAGCCGCTTCCCCGACAAGGAGGTGTACGGCCACCGCGGCCGCCCCGAACTGCGCCTGATCACCTGCGGCGGGACGTACGACCGGTGGAAGGGTTACGCGAGCAACGTCGTCGTCTTCGCCCACCTGACCGGGACCCGGGAACCCGCGCGCAAGCCGTGAGCAGGCGCGCAGGGCGCGTTTCGTGCGCCTCGGCGAGCCCGTGAGGGCGTACTGGCCCACGCGCGGCCCGGCTCCGGCGCGGCGAGGGATCCGGAACCGGTGATCCCGCCAAGAGGACACATGACCGCGCACTCCACCGTTCCTGTGGACTGAGCGGGGGTTGGTCCGTTCAGCCGCGCGCCCCGAACGGTCCTGGGCGAGCTGGTCCGGTCCGGGAGGCCCCCGCGGCCGGAGGCCGCTGATGGACACAGCCCTGCGCGACCTGGCCAATTGGGTACGGCCAGAGGCGACTCACACCGGTGGAACAGGGCCCCGTACGCCGACGCCGTACCCGGGCGTCCCAGATCGCACGACCACGCTGACCCGAACGGCCCAGGACACCGCAAGCCCGGAAACAGGACATCACACGATCGAGCTAACTCGACCTCACGCGCACTCCTTGGCGAGCAGCTACCAACCCCCACGCACTCCCACCATCCGCACGGGCACCCCGTCCCCGTCCTCCGCACCCGGAGTGGCTCCTCCGCGCCTGGCGCGCCCGGGGCACTTCTCCGTACGCCGGGCCGCCGACGAGTCCTGCCTCACTCCCCGCGGCTCTGGTGCCGGAAAACTATCAGAGCTAGTTTTTGGGGCGGACGACCACGCCCGCCCGGGAGGCAGCACGATGAAGGCACACGACGGCATGTACATCGGTGGTACCTGGCGGCCCGCCGCGGGGACCGACACGATCGAGGTCGTGAACCCGGCCGACGAGCAGGTGATCGACCGGGTCCCGGCGGGAACGGCCGAGGACGTCGACGCCGCCGTACGAGCCGCGCGTGCCGCCCTCCCCGGTTGGGCCGCCACCCCACCCGCCGAACGGGGCGCGATCATCGGCGCGCTGCGCGACGCGCTCGCCGCGCGCCGGGAGGAGATCGCCGAGACGGTGACGGCGGAGCTCGGCTCGCCGCTGCCGTTCTCCCAGCGGGTGCACGCGGACCTTCCGGTCGCGGTCGCCGGTTCGTACGCCGACCTGGCCGCTCGGCACGCTTTCGAGGAGAAGGTCGGCAACTCGACCGTCCACCACGAGCCCATCGGCGTCGTCGGCGCGATCACCCCCTGGAACTACCCGCTCCACCAGATCGTCGCCAAGGTCGCCCCTGCCCTCGCCGCGGGCTGCACGGTCGTCCTGAAGCCCGCCGAGGACACCCCGCTGAGCGCCCAGCTCTTCGCTGAGGCCGTCCACGAGGCGGGCGTACCCGCCGGCGTGTTCAATCTGGTCACCGGTCTCGGCCCGGTCGCCGGGCAGGCGCTCGCCGAGCACGACGGCGTCGACCTGGTCTCCTTCACCGGGTCCACGGCGGTGGGCCGGCGCATCGCCGCGACCGCCGGGGCCGCCATCAAGAAGGTGGCCCTGGAACTCGGCGGCAAGTCCGCCAACGTGATCCTCCCGAGCGCCGACCTGACCAGGGCGGTCGGCGTCGGCGTCGCCAACGTCATGTCCAACTCCGGCCAGACGTGCAGCGCCTGGACCCGCATGCTCGTCCACTCCTCCCAGTACGACGAGGCCGTCGAGCTGGCCGCCGAGGCCGTCGCGAAGTACGGCGACCGCATCGGCCCGCTGGTCAACGCCAAGCAGCGGGAGCGGGTGCGGGGTTACATCGAGAAGGGCGTCGCCGAGGGCGCCCGTCTGGTCGCCGGCGGCGTTGAACCCCCGCGCGAGCAGGGCTATTTCGTCAGCCCCACCGTCTTCGCCGACGTGACCCCGGAGATGACCGTCGCCCAGGAGGAGATCTTCGGTCCGGTCCTGTCGATCCTCCGCTACGAGGACGAGGACGATGCCCTGCGGATCGCCAACGGCACGGTCTACGGGCTGGCCGGTGCCGTCTGGGCCGGCGACGACACCGAGGCCGTGGCCTTCGCGCGCCGCATGGACACCGGCCAGGTGGACATCAACGGCGGGCGCTTCAACCCGCTGGCCCCCTTCGGCGGTTACAAGCAGTCGGGAGTGGGCCGCGAACTCGGCGCGCACGGTCTGAGCGAG is from Streptomyces sp. NBC_01314 and encodes:
- a CDS encoding class F sortase, with the protein product MTVALVVGGVHLAEDRERTASAEDRSAWADTGARDAGAPRGQASLSFTPSPPDEPARATSAHTAPEQDAKPTERTRPTEHTEPAEHTEPVERVGPSPAEPEEPTPAAPTGATPTRLTDPAPAEPPRPAPTTTPAEAKRPALPRTLPPSPAKTVTIQYLGIEAPVTGLRLDSRRRLPAPPDDRPELVGWYAEGPAPGGPGTAVVVGHRDTRTGPAVFASLDVIKPGRIVEVLRADGRTAVYTVDAVKTYEKSRFPDKEVYGHRGRPELRLITCGGTYDRWKGYASNVVVFAHLTGTREPARKP
- a CDS encoding aldehyde dehydrogenase family protein, whose amino-acid sequence is MKAHDGMYIGGTWRPAAGTDTIEVVNPADEQVIDRVPAGTAEDVDAAVRAARAALPGWAATPPAERGAIIGALRDALAARREEIAETVTAELGSPLPFSQRVHADLPVAVAGSYADLAARHAFEEKVGNSTVHHEPIGVVGAITPWNYPLHQIVAKVAPALAAGCTVVLKPAEDTPLSAQLFAEAVHEAGVPAGVFNLVTGLGPVAGQALAEHDGVDLVSFTGSTAVGRRIAATAGAAIKKVALELGGKSANVILPSADLTRAVGVGVANVMSNSGQTCSAWTRMLVHSSQYDEAVELAAEAVAKYGDRIGPLVNAKQRERVRGYIEKGVAEGARLVAGGVEPPREQGYFVSPTVFADVTPEMTVAQEEIFGPVLSILRYEDEDDALRIANGTVYGLAGAVWAGDDTEAVAFARRMDTGQVDINGGRFNPLAPFGGYKQSGVGRELGAHGLSEYLQTKSLQF